The following proteins are encoded in a genomic region of Deltaproteobacteria bacterium:
- a CDS encoding NAD-dependent epimerase/dehydratase family protein produces the protein MTDSDEKQKSPRSVLVTGGGGFLGKAVVKGLLERKDRVFSFSRNRYSDLERLGVAQIQGDLADAKAVDDACRGRDIVFHVAAKAGFWGAYEEYYPPNVLGTKNVIEACRRQGVPLLVHTSSPNVIYSKNGSMEGVDESVPYPPASHNAYQATKTMAEKMVIAAADDHLKTISLRPHLIWGPGDNHLIPRILEWSGKIVRVGDGKNLSDTIYIDNAADAHLLAGDALQKNPQLSGNVYFISQGEPVYLWDMINRILEAGGKPPVARSVSKRTAYLVGAVLELIYKALRLKSEPKMTRFLAHELSSANWYDISAAKRDLGYKPRVSTAEGLEKLKKWLDDATIRERETKRRLFKITNDTDA, from the coding sequence ATGACTGACAGCGACGAAAAACAGAAGTCGCCGCGCAGCGTACTGGTGACCGGCGGTGGCGGTTTTTTAGGCAAAGCCGTCGTGAAAGGGCTGCTGGAGCGGAAGGACCGCGTGTTCTCGTTTTCGCGAAACCGCTACAGCGATCTCGAACGGCTCGGTGTAGCACAGATTCAGGGCGACCTCGCCGATGCAAAAGCCGTCGACGACGCCTGCCGGGGCCGGGACATCGTCTTTCATGTGGCTGCCAAGGCGGGTTTTTGGGGGGCCTACGAAGAATACTATCCGCCCAATGTTCTAGGCACGAAAAATGTCATCGAGGCGTGTCGGCGACAAGGGGTTCCTCTGCTTGTTCACACCAGCTCGCCCAATGTCATTTACAGCAAAAACGGGTCCATGGAGGGTGTCGACGAATCGGTGCCCTACCCGCCCGCGAGTCATAACGCATACCAGGCAACCAAGACCATGGCTGAAAAGATGGTCATTGCGGCTGCCGATGACCATCTGAAAACCATCTCCCTGCGCCCGCACTTGATATGGGGGCCGGGGGACAACCACCTCATCCCCCGCATTCTCGAGTGGTCGGGCAAAATCGTCAGGGTCGGCGACGGGAAGAACCTGTCCGACACCATATACATCGACAATGCCGCCGACGCACACCTGCTGGCGGGTGACGCCCTGCAAAAAAATCCCCAACTGTCCGGTAATGTCTATTTTATCAGCCAGGGGGAACCCGTCTATCTGTGGGACATGATCAACCGTATCCTGGAGGCCGGCGGCAAACCGCCCGTGGCCAGATCCGTTTCAAAACGCACCGCATATCTGGTGGGCGCCGTGCTCGAATTGATCTACAAGGCGTTGCGGCTGAAATCGGAACCGAAGATGACGCGCTTTCTGGCACACGAATTATCCAGCGCCAACTGGTACGATATAAGCGCCGCGAAACGGGACTTGGGCTATAAACCGCGGGTGAGCACGGCAGAGGGCTTGGAGAAACTGAAAAAATGGCTCGACGATGCAACGATTCGTGAAAGGGAAACGAAAAGAAGATTGTTTAAAATCACAAATGATACAGACGCGTAA
- a CDS encoding CBS domain-containing protein — translation MIVITTHRNTDFDALASVMAGTLLYPGGLPVIPRNVNPNVKAFLSIHKDIFKFSTVDMLNLDAVEKLVVVDVNRWERLGGLKALRGRDNLEVVIWDHHMSSGNIDAHWICHEKTGSTITLMVRELKKKRKLITPMQATLFLTGLYEDTGNLTFSSTTAEDAYTAAWLIERKADLSIVNTFLKPAYGEKQKNILFRMLQSAERKDLNGYKVSLCRVAVNGHVDSLAVVVRMFREILNLDAAFGLFMDNKRDICMVIGRGNDATALDIGSIMKGLGGGGHPGAGSAMLKSVSPAAVEELIVGLITGNQTSSIQISDIMSFPVATVDAGVSMEKTASILRSKGCTGLPVVEDGKLVGVISRRDFRKIKKESSLKAPVKAYMSRNIVTIEPGKSPMEASRLMVKHDVGRLPVVEGGRLIGIVTRSDAMMYFYDQLPD, via the coding sequence ATGATTGTTATTACGACTCACCGCAACACGGATTTCGATGCACTGGCATCGGTCATGGCCGGCACCCTGTTGTACCCCGGCGGGCTGCCGGTGATTCCCAGGAACGTGAACCCCAATGTCAAAGCGTTTCTTTCCATCCACAAGGATATCTTCAAATTCAGCACCGTGGATATGCTGAACCTGGACGCTGTCGAAAAACTGGTGGTGGTGGATGTGAACCGATGGGAGAGATTGGGGGGGCTGAAAGCCCTCAGGGGCCGCGACAACCTCGAGGTGGTCATTTGGGACCACCACATGAGCTCAGGCAATATCGATGCGCATTGGATCTGCCACGAAAAAACGGGTTCGACCATTACGCTGATGGTTCGGGAGTTGAAAAAGAAACGCAAGCTCATCACCCCGATGCAGGCGACGCTGTTTTTGACGGGCCTTTATGAGGACACCGGCAACCTGACGTTTTCATCGACCACGGCCGAGGATGCCTATACAGCCGCCTGGCTGATCGAAAGGAAGGCGGATCTTTCCATCGTGAACACGTTTCTGAAACCGGCCTACGGCGAGAAACAGAAAAACATCCTGTTTCGGATGCTGCAGTCGGCCGAACGGAAGGATCTGAACGGATACAAGGTCAGCTTGTGCAGGGTTGCCGTCAACGGTCATGTCGACAGCCTTGCGGTGGTGGTACGCATGTTCAGGGAAATCCTCAATCTTGACGCCGCGTTCGGCCTGTTTATGGATAACAAACGTGACATCTGCATGGTTATCGGCCGCGGCAACGACGCGACGGCCCTTGACATCGGTTCCATCATGAAGGGGCTCGGGGGGGGCGGGCATCCGGGCGCCGGCTCGGCCATGCTTAAATCGGTCAGCCCGGCCGCCGTGGAAGAACTGATTGTCGGCCTGATCACCGGCAATCAGACGTCTTCCATTCAAATCAGCGATATCATGTCATTTCCGGTGGCTACCGTGGATGCCGGCGTCTCCATGGAAAAAACCGCCTCCATATTGCGCAGCAAGGGGTGCACGGGCCTTCCCGTGGTGGAGGACGGCAAACTGGTGGGCGTCATTTCACGCCGGGATTTTCGAAAAATCAAGAAGGAGTCCAGCCTCAAAGCACCGGTCAAGGCCTACATGAGCCGCAACATCGTCACCATCGAGCCCGGCAAAAGCCCCATGGAGGCGTCGCGCCTCATGGTGAAGCATGACGTCGGCCGGCTGCCGGTTGTCGAAGGGGGCAGGCTTATCGGCATCGTCACCCGCTCCGACGCAATGATGTATTTTTATGACCAGCTGCCGGACTAA